A genomic segment from Tuwongella immobilis encodes:
- a CDS encoding S46 family peptidase, which translates to MIRSEFWVVLTLGLALVGVRNRALGDEGMWLFNNPPKEYLKKTYGFEPDQAWLDHVQKSSVRFNSGGSGSFVSPDGLVMTNHHVAADAIQKLSNQENNYLRDGFHARTRSEEKKCVDLELNVLQSIEDVTAAVNAAVKPGMSPEQANAARRGVTAEIEKASLEKTGLRSDVVTLYNGAQYHLYRYKKYTDVRLVFAPEQQIAFFGGDPDNFEYPRYDLDFTFFRVYENDKPVKLEHYLKWSKNGAAENELVFVSGHPGRTSRLNTVAELEYLRDTAFPFLMQRLYRMETNLKVFSDRNSENARRAKDELFGIQNSRKARDGGLAGLLDPALMARKRAQEQKIRDAVKSNPELADVVDAWDRIEAATKKQLEMNRPYAMLEMGAGFNSIYFKIGRTLLRANAEKGKPNGERLREFRDSGLESLEQELFSAEPIYPDLEIVKLSDALTHLASELGTNSPVVQAVLNGKSPRLRAAELVTATKLGSIDIRKKLYAASSDELAAAKEPFVELARLIDEESRALRKKYESEIDEVKRQANSQIAKARYAVEGDRVYPDATFTLRLAFGTVNGFEENGKKVPYVTNFAGLYEHSNEHQGQPPYDLPKRWLDRKDKLDLKVPFNFVCTADIIGGNSGSPVINRNAEVVGLIFDGNIQSLVLDFSYDDVQARAVSVHSAGMIEALKKIYEADELVQELLGTSK; encoded by the coding sequence ATGATTCGTTCGGAATTTTGGGTTGTCTTAACCCTCGGCCTCGCACTCGTCGGGGTCCGCAACCGCGCCCTCGGCGACGAGGGAATGTGGCTGTTCAATAATCCGCCTAAAGAATATCTGAAGAAAACCTACGGATTTGAGCCAGACCAAGCCTGGCTGGACCACGTCCAAAAGTCGTCGGTTCGCTTCAACTCCGGCGGGTCGGGGTCGTTCGTCTCCCCGGATGGTTTGGTGATGACCAACCACCACGTTGCCGCCGATGCGATTCAAAAATTGTCGAATCAAGAGAACAACTATCTTCGCGATGGGTTCCACGCCCGAACCCGTTCCGAAGAAAAGAAATGCGTCGATCTCGAACTCAATGTGCTGCAAAGCATTGAGGATGTGACGGCGGCTGTCAATGCGGCGGTGAAACCGGGCATGTCGCCGGAGCAAGCCAACGCTGCGCGTCGGGGCGTCACGGCGGAAATCGAAAAGGCTTCGCTCGAAAAAACCGGCCTGCGAAGCGATGTGGTCACGCTGTATAACGGTGCGCAATACCATCTCTATCGGTATAAAAAATATACCGATGTCCGGCTTGTGTTTGCACCGGAACAACAGATTGCCTTCTTCGGGGGAGATCCGGATAATTTTGAATATCCCCGATATGATTTGGACTTCACGTTTTTCCGGGTTTATGAAAATGATAAGCCCGTCAAATTAGAGCATTATCTCAAATGGAGCAAGAACGGCGCGGCGGAAAATGAGCTGGTGTTTGTCTCCGGCCATCCCGGTCGGACGAGCCGCTTGAACACGGTTGCTGAGCTGGAATATCTGCGAGATACCGCATTTCCGTTTCTGATGCAGCGACTGTATCGCATGGAAACGAATCTGAAAGTGTTCTCGGATCGCAATAGCGAAAATGCACGTCGTGCGAAGGATGAACTGTTCGGAATCCAAAATAGCCGCAAGGCGCGGGACGGCGGTCTGGCCGGTCTGTTGGACCCAGCGCTGATGGCTCGCAAACGTGCCCAGGAACAAAAGATTCGCGACGCTGTGAAGTCGAATCCCGAACTGGCGGATGTCGTGGATGCCTGGGACCGCATTGAAGCCGCGACCAAGAAACAATTGGAAATGAATCGGCCGTATGCGATGTTAGAAATGGGTGCTGGATTTAACAGCATCTATTTTAAGATTGGCCGCACACTGCTGCGAGCCAACGCCGAAAAAGGCAAACCCAACGGTGAACGTCTGCGTGAATTTCGTGATTCGGGATTAGAATCGCTGGAACAAGAATTATTCTCCGCCGAACCGATCTATCCGGATCTGGAAATTGTGAAACTGAGCGATGCCCTGACCCACTTGGCGAGTGAATTGGGGACCAATTCGCCCGTGGTGCAAGCCGTGCTGAACGGGAAATCCCCGCGACTGCGAGCGGCGGAACTCGTTACCGCAACGAAACTTGGGTCGATCGATATCCGCAAGAAACTGTACGCTGCCTCAAGCGATGAGTTGGCCGCTGCCAAGGAGCCGTTCGTCGAATTGGCGCGACTGATCGATGAAGAATCCCGAGCACTTCGCAAGAAATATGAATCGGAAATCGACGAAGTGAAGCGTCAAGCGAACTCTCAAATTGCCAAAGCCCGCTATGCAGTCGAAGGCGATCGCGTTTACCCCGATGCAACCTTTACGCTGCGACTCGCCTTTGGAACGGTGAATGGTTTCGAGGAAAACGGCAAGAAGGTGCCGTATGTTACGAATTTCGCCGGCCTGTATGAGCATTCGAATGAGCATCAAGGACAACCGCCCTATGATTTGCCCAAGCGTTGGCTGGATCGAAAAGACAAACTGGATTTGAAAGTCCCGTTCAACTTCGTTTGCACTGCCGACATTATTGGTGGCAATTCGGGCAGTCCGGTGATCAATCGGAATGCCGAAGTGGTCGGTCTGATCTTCGACGGCAACATTCAGTCGCTCGTGTTAGACTTCAGCTATGACGATGTACAGGCCCGTGCGGTCTCCGTGCACTCGGCCGGCATGATCGAAGCGCTCAAGAAAATCTACGAAGCCGACGAACTCGTTCAAGAACTGCTCGGAACATCCAAGTAA
- a CDS encoding OPT family oligopeptide transporter, with translation MATNSPSELPNTPESTFQPYVRPETVIPEFTWGPIAMGALLGIIFGASSLYLVLKVGLTVSASIPVAVLSLTLFRVLSKVFGFRPTTILENNIVQTTGSAGESIAFGVGLTMPTLLLLGFDIDVVRVMTVGVLGGLLGILMMIPLRRAFVVKQHGVLKYPEGTACADVLIAGEKGGSMAKNISIGFGMGMLFHIAQSALKLFKGEAAFKLFGTNAAGKTVGLKGGVVGSDLSAVLLGVGYIIGPRIASIMVAGGVLAYLVIVPLILYIGSDLTTPVPPEKQMLIRDMEPDKVRNAYILYIGAGAVATGGIISMFQALPVILSSVISGFRDLRADRKNPNRGTSLTLRTEHDLPMSVVLFGSIGMVVALAAAPSLGLGFSLTGIAGALMILAFGFLFVTVSSRLTGEIGSSSNPISGMTVATLLLTCLLFLGLDGLGLVTINKEIKLAALTIASVVCIASSNGGTTSQALKTGHLIGATPRNQQLAILIGSLTSAAVIGLTLLLLNTSGTSYTKKDLPNAIIPIETLTVKDKVHTGMYASDTTEYHVLNVGNNEKDALVPPGRYLVDHQGAITYRVDPAINGTMKVEDNDEALENKFVAPKTQLMALIINGVLDQDLPWDLVMIGALIAFTLELAGVPALPFAVGIYLPLSASTPIFIGGMIRWLVDRVRKPSSAESDSSPGVLLSSGFIAGGSIASLLYAFANFSNPLTEFLDISEYLPKQWNESELPGLVAFAFLGITLLIVGLQRSRSTKSEVGTNSN, from the coding sequence ATGGCGACCAATTCACCCAGTGAATTGCCAAACACCCCGGAATCGACGTTCCAGCCCTACGTTCGCCCCGAAACGGTCATCCCCGAATTCACCTGGGGACCGATTGCAATGGGGGCACTGTTAGGAATTATCTTTGGAGCCTCGTCACTATACTTGGTTCTCAAAGTCGGTCTCACGGTGTCGGCATCCATCCCCGTGGCAGTCTTATCGTTGACGCTATTTCGGGTATTGTCCAAAGTTTTTGGCTTCCGTCCAACGACAATTTTAGAAAATAACATTGTTCAGACGACCGGCAGCGCTGGCGAGTCAATCGCCTTCGGTGTTGGCCTGACCATGCCAACGCTCCTGCTCCTGGGATTCGATATCGATGTCGTCCGGGTAATGACCGTGGGTGTCCTTGGTGGACTCCTGGGGATTTTGATGATGATCCCCCTGCGCCGTGCCTTTGTGGTCAAGCAACATGGCGTATTGAAATATCCCGAAGGAACAGCATGCGCGGATGTGTTAATTGCTGGTGAAAAAGGCGGAAGCATGGCAAAGAATATCTCTATTGGCTTTGGCATGGGGATGTTATTTCACATCGCACAATCCGCGTTAAAACTCTTCAAAGGTGAGGCAGCGTTCAAGTTATTCGGAACGAATGCAGCCGGAAAAACCGTTGGCCTCAAGGGTGGTGTGGTCGGCTCGGATCTCTCCGCCGTGCTTCTCGGGGTGGGATACATCATTGGCCCACGCATTGCCAGCATTATGGTCGCCGGTGGTGTCTTGGCCTATCTCGTGATTGTCCCGTTAATTCTCTATATCGGTTCGGATCTCACGACGCCGGTTCCGCCCGAAAAGCAAATGTTAATTCGGGATATGGAACCGGATAAGGTGCGCAACGCATACATTCTTTACATTGGTGCGGGTGCCGTCGCCACGGGTGGCATCATCAGTATGTTTCAGGCGTTGCCGGTGATCCTCTCCTCGGTGATTAGTGGTTTCCGAGATTTGCGTGCGGACCGAAAGAATCCGAATCGCGGCACCAGCTTAACGCTTCGTACCGAGCATGATCTGCCGATGAGCGTGGTGTTGTTTGGTTCCATCGGAATGGTTGTCGCGTTGGCTGCTGCCCCGTCGCTTGGTCTCGGTTTTTCGCTGACTGGGATAGCCGGGGCGCTGATGATTCTCGCCTTCGGGTTTCTCTTCGTCACGGTCTCCTCACGGCTCACCGGGGAAATCGGTTCGTCCTCCAATCCCATTTCCGGGATGACCGTCGCGACGTTGTTGTTAACCTGTTTGTTATTCTTGGGACTCGATGGGTTAGGCCTGGTCACAATTAACAAAGAGATCAAGTTGGCGGCGCTCACCATCGCATCCGTTGTCTGTATTGCCTCATCCAACGGCGGCACGACTTCCCAGGCATTAAAGACGGGTCACCTGATTGGTGCCACCCCGCGAAATCAGCAACTCGCAATCCTGATCGGCTCGCTAACTTCCGCAGCTGTAATTGGCCTAACCCTCTTGCTGCTCAATACTTCGGGAACAAGCTACACGAAGAAAGACCTTCCCAATGCGATCATTCCGATCGAGACGCTGACCGTCAAAGACAAAGTCCATACCGGGATGTACGCTTCGGATACCACGGAATATCACGTCTTAAATGTTGGCAATAACGAAAAGGATGCTCTCGTTCCGCCAGGTCGCTATTTAGTGGATCATCAAGGGGCAATCACCTACCGGGTTGATCCGGCGATTAACGGCACCATGAAAGTCGAAGATAACGACGAAGCGTTAGAAAACAAATTCGTAGCACCCAAAACTCAACTCATGGCGTTAATCATCAATGGGGTTCTCGATCAGGATTTACCCTGGGATTTGGTCATGATTGGAGCATTAATCGCATTCACGCTCGAACTCGCTGGCGTGCCCGCACTCCCGTTCGCAGTCGGAATTTATCTTCCGCTCTCCGCTTCGACGCCTATCTTTATTGGTGGGATGATTCGCTGGCTGGTCGATCGCGTTCGAAAGCCATCGTCCGCCGAAAGCGACTCAAGCCCTGGAGTTTTGCTCAGTTCCGGGTTTATCGCGGGTGGGTCGATTGCGTCACTGCTGTACGCATTTGCGAACTTCAGCAATCCGTTGACCGAATTCCTGGACATCTCGGAATATCTGCCAAAGCAATGGAACGAGAGCGAATTGCCAGGACTCGTCGCGTTCGCGTTCCTCGGAATCACACTCTTGATCGTTGGCCTTCAACGGTCCCGATCCACGAAATCCGAGGTTGGAACGAACTCCAACTGA
- a CDS encoding RNA ligase family protein, which yields MIEEKVDGANAAIRFNSNGDLFLQSRGHYLVGGANERQWDRFKAWAAMMRGDLWDVLGDRYVMYGEWLYAKHTMFYDALPHYFLEFDILDTHENQFLSTARRRQLCELLELESVPVLWEGIFQSRRAALSLIGRSRYQSANWRDSLIRIAETRRLDPQQILHETDASDLAEGLYLKLEENGIVVDRYKYVRADFLQCILDSGSHWKNRPLFPNQILGESHELV from the coding sequence GTTCTTGCAGAGCCGCGGACATTATCTTGTCGGTGGTGCCAATGAGCGGCAGTGGGATCGATTCAAAGCCTGGGCCGCGATGATGCGCGGGGATCTCTGGGATGTTCTTGGCGATCGGTATGTGATGTACGGTGAGTGGCTTTACGCCAAACACACGATGTTTTATGATGCTCTCCCACATTATTTTCTCGAATTTGACATTCTTGATACGCATGAAAATCAATTTCTAAGTACCGCACGTCGTCGACAATTATGTGAACTCTTGGAATTAGAATCGGTCCCCGTGTTGTGGGAAGGGATCTTTCAATCCCGTCGGGCCGCATTGTCACTTATCGGTCGATCGCGATATCAGTCCGCGAACTGGCGCGATTCGCTGATCCGTATCGCAGAAACACGTCGCTTAGATCCGCAGCAGATTCTGCATGAAACCGATGCATCGGATCTGGCTGAGGGGCTGTATCTGAAGCTTGAAGAAAACGGCATTGTGGTGGACCGCTACAAATATGTACGGGCTGATTTCCTTCAGTGCATCCTCGATTCGGGATCGCACTGGAAGAATCGCCCGCTGTTCCCGAATCAGATTCTGGGGGAAAGTCATGAATTGGTTTGA
- a CDS encoding ATP-binding protein: protein MNWFEACPQPPHWQIAWAPLETHPLWQALRGCPQDPNHHAEGDVWNHVHAVVEALVSLQSWRDLPQDEREIVFAVACLHDVGKPATTKTEPDGRISSRGHSRVGTILARNDLWEQRCPFARREAICNLIQTHMRPFYWLEQHRPNRETILLSQLVCCEHLAILAEADARGRISESKNQLLEIVALFAESLSDLDCRRKPFAFPNDTSRLAYAADPNASELIHRFESFGSQVILLSGFPGVGKDTWLRQQHPNLPVVSLDEIRASFGISPEDDQGAVIQQGREAARAYLRQGQDFAWNATNLSARIRGETVRLLLDYHAQVRIVYLEVPLTRLAEQNRSRKARVPDSVMLRLRDRWEVPTCLEAHQLEMHIHE from the coding sequence ATGAATTGGTTTGAGGCTTGTCCCCAGCCGCCCCATTGGCAAATCGCCTGGGCACCACTGGAAACACATCCACTCTGGCAAGCCCTTCGTGGTTGCCCGCAAGATCCGAATCACCATGCTGAGGGCGATGTCTGGAATCATGTTCACGCGGTTGTAGAAGCGTTGGTGTCGCTGCAATCGTGGCGTGATTTACCGCAAGATGAACGCGAGATTGTCTTTGCGGTGGCTTGCCTGCATGATGTCGGAAAGCCTGCGACCACAAAAACCGAGCCGGACGGACGAATATCATCCCGCGGTCATTCGCGTGTCGGTACGATTCTCGCCCGTAACGATCTCTGGGAACAACGCTGCCCGTTTGCGCGTCGGGAGGCGATTTGCAATCTCATTCAGACGCACATGCGCCCATTCTATTGGCTGGAACAGCACCGTCCCAATCGGGAGACGATTCTCCTGTCGCAATTGGTGTGTTGCGAACATCTGGCGATTTTGGCCGAGGCGGATGCACGCGGCCGAATCTCGGAGTCGAAAAATCAACTGCTCGAAATCGTTGCACTATTTGCTGAATCATTAAGCGATCTCGATTGTCGAAGGAAACCGTTTGCGTTTCCGAACGATACGAGCCGCTTGGCCTATGCAGCCGATCCGAATGCTTCCGAATTGATTCACCGCTTTGAATCGTTTGGTTCGCAAGTGATTTTGCTGTCAGGTTTTCCCGGAGTTGGGAAAGATACCTGGTTACGCCAACAGCACCCGAATCTTCCAGTCGTTTCGTTAGACGAAATTCGAGCGTCGTTCGGCATCAGTCCCGAGGATGATCAGGGAGCGGTGATTCAGCAGGGGCGAGAAGCTGCGCGAGCGTATCTTCGTCAGGGGCAAGACTTTGCGTGGAATGCGACCAATCTCTCCGCTCGCATTCGCGGCGAGACAGTCCGGCTATTGTTGGATTACCATGCTCAGGTGCGGATTGTTTATTTGGAAGTGCCGCTGACGCGATTGGCTGAGCAGAATCGTTCTCGGAAGGCTCGCGTGCCGGATTCGGTGATGCTGAGATTGCGGGATCGCTGGGAGGTGCCGACCTGTCTGGAAGCTCATCAACTTGAGATGCACATTCATGAATAA